A window of Photobacterium toruni genomic DNA:
CGATAGCGATATAATTTCTAATGGTCCAGCCAGATATAATATTTTTTGCTCATTCGCCAACCTAATTTTAGCTTCAGATAAACAACCAACTCCTGTTAATAATGAACCAGACTGAATATTATTTAATTTAATGAATGCCAATAGTGAAAGACGTAAATCCTCCCCTTTTAATAACCGTTTAGCATAGGGTGTTATCATTTTTAACCTTATTGTTATAAAAAGCGCGATCACTATTGATTGCGCTTTTTATTTAAAATTAACGTGTTATGCTCTTTTCCCACGTTTAGATGTAGGTAGTGTATGAGGAAAAACATTTTTTATACGTTGTTTTACTTTTGGTGGGATTGTATTTGAAAAATCTAATTTAGTTGCAAATCGGGTTTTATATACTTTTATACGCCCAGAGAATGGTGTTTTATGGGCAATATCTCGACAAGCAGTGTGAAATCCTGAGGGGATTTTCCCTTTAGTCTTACTAATCTCACCATCTTTAAACTCTAATACCATTATAGGGCGATCTTTAAACACAAGAAAAACAACTACAATAGCTAATAAAAGAACATATTCCATTACACACCTCCTAATAATTAAGTTTGCAAGATGAACATCAACAACTTAATCAAAAAGTATATTATTCAAAAGAATCTAAATTAAATTGTTAATTAAGATCATTCTTTACATTTAAAGCTTTTCACTCATTTATTCTGTATGCGAACTCTCGCTAATCAAATATTCAATAGTATCTGATAACGTCGACCCTAATTCTTGAGATTTTTCAGCTAATTTTTCCCAAACACGATAATCTAAATCAATCGATTTCTTTTTTGTGTATGTTTGTTCTGAATTAAAATGTCGCTTACGTTTAGCGCGAATGGCCTGCTTTAACTTATTCTCTAATCCATTCGCCATATTGTTATTAATCCACTCAATGACTTTGGTTGGTTCATGTTCAATATCAAGTAGTATTTTTATTGCAACATCAGCTTCACTTTGATCAACAAATCGTGTTATCGCCTCTCCTTCTTTCCATTTCTTCACCAAATAAGTCCATTTCCAACCCGCTTCAAGGTTCTCAAGTTGCTGATATTTCATAGGATTAAAAATTCTCAAACTATTTATACTGACCGTTACAGTGTAACTCTTGAGTGGTAAAATGACAATTAATTCTCTGAATATTAAATAACCTTAATAGTGAAATTTAAATATAGACGATAAGTGTCTATTATGAGTCCTTTGATTGCTTTATACTGCACATCTTTTCACAGTAACAATAGAAATCATAAATTTATGCATGAAGAATCTTGGCGTAACATGTTTCCAGATTACAGCCCGTATCAGCACGTATTAGATCAATATGATGATCTAGAACCTACTCTGGTCGGCATCCTTCAATCTCGCTTATCCGATGCTATACGCCGCTTCACCGCGATGAATTTACAGCCACGCATTCTACGCATTACGGCTTCCGATAACA
This region includes:
- the matP gene encoding macrodomain Ter protein MatP — protein: MKYQQLENLEAGWKWTYLVKKWKEGEAITRFVDQSEADVAIKILLDIEHEPTKVIEWINNNMANGLENKLKQAIRAKRKRHFNSEQTYTKKKSIDLDYRVWEKLAEKSQELGSTLSDTIEYLISESSHTE
- a CDS encoding DUF3634 family protein, producing MEYVLLLAIVVVFLVFKDRPIMVLEFKDGEISKTKGKIPSGFHTACRDIAHKTPFSGRIKVYKTRFATKLDFSNTIPPKVKQRIKNVFPHTLPTSKRGKRA